GCAAGCTGCTGTCGACCGAATATCATGGGTTTTCCCAGAAGCTGCTGTTCAAATGCTCATGCGGCAATAATTTTGAAAGAACCTTTACGAAGTTCAATAAAAACAACCAGCGTAAATGCGATGAATGCCAGCCGCCGAAGCCGTCACGCGGCCAAAAATAATAGATTGATGCGTCCGTTTCCTTTTTTGGAAATGGGCGCTTTTTTTATTGCTCAAGGAAAGAGATCAAAGGCGTCATTTACGGCGTGCGAGTGGAAGATATCGAAGAACCGGTGATGCAGGAAATTCGTTACTTGGATAAGCTGATCGACGAGCTGGCCAAAGGGAAAGCGATGGAGAAGATTTTGCGGGAGCCGGCGAAATAGGGAAGGAAGGCGGTATTCGGTTATCGAATATATAGTGGAAGATGCTGTTGATTCTCTCACCGATGAGTGGAAATTCCGCATTTTTGACCGGTTATAGAGGAAGGGAGCCTGCATGATGGAACAGACTATTTACCAAAACTGGGAACTGGATTCACTGTACGACGGAGGAAGCCGCTCAGAGAGACTGAAAAAGCTGATGAAAGAATTGCGGACGAAAATCCCGATACTTCAGGAAGCGCTCAAAAGCGTAGGAGAAGATCAGGACCAACTTGCCGATATTTTGACAGGTGTGCAATTTGTGCAAGCCGGCTGGGAAGAAGTCGATGATTTTCTCATTTGTGCGTATTCGGATAACGTGGAAGACCGGGAAGCTGTGAATCTGATGGACGAGAGCGGGATCATCCGCTCGGAACTGAACACGCTGCAAGCGGAATTGGATCAGGTGCTGGCAGCTATTCCGGAAGCGGCGTGGCTTGAATTTACAGGCCGGGATGATGTGGCGCCGCTGTCG
Above is a genomic segment from Planococcus lenghuensis containing:
- a CDS encoding DUF2200 family protein codes for the protein MDASVSFFGNGRFFYCSRKEIKGVIYGVRVEDIEEPVMQEIRYLDKLIDELAKGKAMEKILREPAK